Proteins encoded by one window of Terriglobia bacterium:
- a CDS encoding ATP-binding protein — MRYTRFEIHNFKGIEKVRLDLARTPRSRVHTLIGLNESGKTTVLEAIDRWAYRESLDALSLPGYEQPDVHELIPIAKRSNFNDAITIEAVCELESEDQTLVKNALKKQHNMTVYGAIQPFTIKQSYKFSSSRIAENQPQNTWTLAIRGKLAEQQYPVWLKDTAWQQVANVIKTLLPRIVYFPNFLFDFPDRIYLENAPADELKHAFYRAVLQDVLDAIGDKTNLPEHVLARAKSGGEYDKKALESVLLKMGAHITKTVFSNWDRIFHRPAGTKEIVVTASLDNRGVWFLQLRLKEGNEHYDISERSLGFRWFFTYLLLTQYRGFRKQGPKDVVFLFDEPASNLHPSAQTQLLDSFRTLPEGCTVIYTTHSHHLIKPEWLDGAFVVRNEGLHYAADEDDQYTAKRTLITVTRYREFAVQHPQQTTYFQPVLDVLDYRPTLLENVPDVVMLEGKSDFFAINYMAQRLLGKSDPHLLPGTGSGSLDSVIRLYVAWGRNFVVLLDSD, encoded by the coding sequence GTGCGCTATACACGTTTTGAGATTCACAATTTCAAAGGAATTGAAAAGGTCCGTCTTGATCTTGCGCGCACACCACGCTCTCGCGTCCACACTCTCATTGGCCTCAATGAAAGTGGTAAGACAACAGTACTAGAGGCGATCGACAGATGGGCTTACCGGGAAAGTCTTGATGCCTTGAGTTTACCGGGTTATGAGCAACCAGATGTTCATGAACTCATTCCCATTGCGAAGCGTTCTAATTTCAATGATGCAATCACTATTGAGGCAGTTTGTGAGCTTGAGTCAGAAGACCAAACTTTGGTGAAAAACGCCTTAAAGAAACAACATAATATGACTGTCTATGGCGCTATTCAGCCCTTTACTATAAAGCAGAGTTATAAATTTAGTTCATCACGTATTGCAGAAAATCAACCACAGAATACGTGGACGCTTGCGATAAGGGGGAAACTTGCAGAACAGCAATACCCCGTGTGGCTGAAAGACACTGCTTGGCAACAAGTTGCTAATGTCATAAAAACTTTATTACCACGGATAGTCTATTTTCCGAACTTTCTATTTGATTTTCCTGACAGAATCTATTTAGAAAATGCTCCAGCTGATGAATTGAAACACGCCTTTTATCGCGCGGTGCTTCAGGATGTTCTTGACGCTATCGGGGATAAGACCAACCTTCCGGAACATGTTCTCGCGCGTGCCAAGAGTGGAGGAGAGTACGACAAGAAGGCGCTTGAGAGTGTACTTCTTAAAATGGGTGCCCACATTACAAAAACAGTTTTTAGTAATTGGGACAGAATTTTTCATCGCCCTGCTGGAACCAAAGAAATTGTAGTAACAGCCAGTCTAGATAATCGCGGTGTCTGGTTTCTCCAATTGAGACTTAAAGAAGGTAATGAACACTATGATATTAGCGAACGTTCCCTTGGTTTCCGTTGGTTCTTTACCTACTTGCTTTTGACCCAGTATCGAGGGTTTCGGAAGCAGGGACCAAAAGATGTTGTCTTTTTGTTTGATGAGCCTGCCTCGAACCTCCATCCTTCAGCGCAAACTCAGCTTCTGGACAGCTTTCGGACGTTGCCTGAGGGATGTACCGTGATATATACCACACATAGCCATCACCTGATTAAGCCGGAGTGGCTTGATGGTGCGTTCGTTGTACGAAATGAGGGGCTTCATTACGCAGCGGATGAAGATGATCAATACACAGCGAAACGGACTTTAATTACGGTAACTCGTTATCGAGAGTTTGCAGTACAACACCCACAGCAGACTACCTATTTCCAACCGGTACTTGATGTATTGGACTATCGGCCGACCTTGCTTGAGAATGTTCCTGATGTTGTCATGCTTGAGGGCAAGAGCGACTTTTTCGCCATCAATTACATGGCGCAACGCCTTTTGGGAAAATCTGATCCTCATCTGCTTCCTGGAACGGGCTCGGGGTCCCTTGATTCAGTAATAAGGCTATATGTCGCATGGGGCCGCAATTTTGTTGTTCTCCTCGATTCAGATAA
- a CDS encoding ABC transporter permease, with protein sequence MPWNYSEKTKQIFMDAVQGKPGTHLGEIENADGIGEHGSIACGDALRFTFRVERHPTDPLKDVVVEARYLTFGCTSAIAASEVLCTLIEQGRYTPIDSLKITNQDIVKSLEGLPAQKIHCSVMGAEALEAAVFNWAQRRGVDLKALGIDIRPEEREEGRIVCQCFTLSEPYIKRKIRELGLKTIPDITGAIKAGGACMSCHHVPGGLQDLLDEAWGPRPTTFRELPVFPAPREHGSLEQPAVSPFQFSKKVEEAMDEYVRPFLRKDGGDLELLDIKEFSRARVIPTGNVDYLAFMTPGILGQSVLFSAIFYGIAVIWERDLGVIHKLLVSPALRGALVFGKALSAAVRGLIQAVIVYLIAAALHIGMHWELTDILAVMLAVMLGSATFATFSLIIACLVKTRERFMGIGQVLTMPLFFASNAIYPIELMPDWLKVIARLNPLTYLVDVLRGLMIVGGESVHSAALDFGVMSLVFVLLLFLAARLYPTLLT encoded by the coding sequence ATGCCCTGGAACTACAGCGAGAAGACCAAGCAGATCTTCATGGACGCGGTCCAGGGCAAGCCGGGCACGCATCTCGGAGAGATAGAGAACGCTGACGGCATCGGCGAGCACGGATCCATCGCCTGCGGCGACGCCCTGCGCTTCACGTTCCGAGTCGAGCGTCACCCGACCGACCCGCTCAAGGACGTGGTCGTCGAGGCGCGCTACCTGACCTTCGGATGCACCTCGGCCATCGCTGCCTCGGAGGTGCTCTGCACGCTGATCGAGCAGGGCCGCTACACCCCGATCGATTCCCTGAAGATCACGAACCAGGACATCGTCAAGTCCCTCGAGGGGCTGCCGGCCCAGAAGATCCACTGCTCCGTGATGGGGGCCGAGGCCCTCGAGGCCGCCGTCTTCAACTGGGCCCAGCGGCGGGGCGTCGACCTCAAGGCGCTCGGGATCGACATCCGTCCGGAGGAGCGGGAAGAGGGGCGGATCGTCTGCCAGTGCTTCACCTTGAGCGAGCCGTACATCAAGCGCAAGATCCGGGAGCTCGGCCTCAAGACCATCCCCGACATCACCGGAGCGATCAAGGCGGGAGGGGCATGCATGTCCTGCCACCACGTCCCCGGGGGCCTGCAGGACCTGCTGGACGAGGCGTGGGGCCCTCGGCCGACCACCTTCAGGGAGTTGCCCGTGTTCCCGGCGCCGAGAGAGCACGGCTCCCTCGAACAGCCCGCCGTCTCCCCGTTCCAGTTCAGCAAGAAGGTGGAAGAGGCGATGGATGAGTACGTCCGCCCGTTCCTGAGGAAGGACGGGGGCGACCTCGAGCTGCTGGACATCAAAGAGTTCAGCCGCGCGCGCGTCATCCCCACCGGCAACGTCGACTACCTGGCGTTCATGACTCCGGGCATTCTCGGCCAGAGCGTGCTGTTCAGCGCCATCTTCTACGGCATCGCGGTGATCTGGGAGCGCGATCTGGGCGTGATCCATAAGCTTCTGGTCAGCCCGGCACTGCGCGGCGCGCTGGTGTTCGGCAAGGCGCTGTCGGCGGCGGTCCGCGGTCTCATCCAGGCGGTGATCGTCTATTTGATCGCCGCCGCGCTGCACATCGGCATGCACTGGGAGCTCACCGATATTCTGGCGGTCATGCTGGCGGTGATGCTCGGTTCCGCCACCTTCGCGACCTTTTCGCTGATCATCGCCTGTCTGGTGAAGACGCGTGAACGGTTCATGGGCATCGGCCAGGTCCTGACCATGCCGTTGTTCTTCGCCAGCAACGCCATCTACCCGATCGAGTTGATGCCCGACTGGCTCAAGGTCATCGCCCGGCTCAACCCGCTGACCTATCTGGTGGATGTCCTGCGCGGCTTGATGATCGTCGGCGGTGAAAGCGTCCACAGCGCCGCCCTCGACTTCGGCGTGATGAGCCTGGTATTCGTGCTGTTGCTGTTCCTAGCCGCCCGGCTGTATCCGACATTGTTGACGTAG
- a CDS encoding glucosidase: MKRRAAGLGSGERERLAEDARREKNWKRWGPYLSERQWGTVREDYSEGGTCWESFPHEHARSRAYRWGEDGLLGITDRECRLCFALALWNGKDRILKERLFGLAGPEGNHGEDVKEAYYYLDSTPTHSYMRALYKYPQAEFPYERLLEENRRRGKSEAEFELLDAGVFDGGRYFDVVAEYAKASPDDLLVRVTVANRGPDDAGLHVLPTLWFRNTWSWGALREEEAERPLLEAEGPRAVRATHETLGTYLLTAAPDPDGRPPRLLFTENETNAARLWGSGPTIDHSKDAFHDVVVHGTEAAANPAGRGTKAAAHYVLGIPAGQERVLRLRLSSSGESVPEPFGPEFDRIFSLRLAEADAFHDSVAPAGATLEERAVIRQGYAGLLWCKQFYHYVVQDWLEGDPSQPPPPPARRQGRNHDWVHLYNRDVISMPDKWEYPWYAAWDLAFHMVPFARIDPEFAKEQLVLFLREWYMHPNGQVPAYELALSDVNPPVHAWSAWRVYKMTGERGKRDRRFLTRVFQKLVLNFTWWVNRKDAEGKHLFSGGFLGLDNIGVFDRSTPFPAGGQLEQADGTAWMAFYAATMLSIALELARADAAYEDMASKFFEHFVEITDAMNSLGGTGLWDEEDGFYYDRLHVDGRDVPLKVRSMVGVIPLFAVEVLESDSLDRLPAFRKRMDWFLSHRRDLARQIAYLEIGSRHGHEHRLLAIPSRDRLQRVLRYVLDESEFLSPHGIRSVSRVHKDRPYVFNVNGQEHRVDYVPAESDSGLFGGNSNWRGPVWFPLNFLLIEALERYHHFYGDDFKIECPTGSGRLMSLQEVAREIARRLSSIFLKDSAGRRPAHGEDRRYADDPHFRDLVLFYEYFDGDNGRGAGASHQTGWTALAIKCIEEAVRARGRRGGIEAG, encoded by the coding sequence CACGAGCACGCGAGGAGCCGCGCATACCGCTGGGGGGAGGACGGCCTCCTCGGCATCACCGACCGCGAGTGCCGCCTCTGCTTCGCCCTCGCGCTCTGGAACGGCAAGGACCGGATCCTGAAAGAGCGCCTCTTCGGCCTCGCGGGTCCCGAGGGGAACCACGGCGAGGACGTCAAGGAGGCATACTACTACCTCGACTCGACGCCGACCCACTCGTACATGAGAGCGCTCTACAAGTACCCGCAGGCGGAGTTCCCGTACGAGAGGCTGTTGGAGGAGAACCGGCGACGGGGCAAGAGCGAGGCCGAGTTCGAGCTCCTCGACGCCGGCGTCTTCGATGGCGGACGGTACTTCGACGTCGTCGCCGAGTACGCCAAGGCCTCGCCGGACGATCTGCTCGTCCGCGTGACGGTCGCGAACCGCGGGCCCGACGACGCCGGGCTGCACGTCCTCCCCACGCTCTGGTTCCGCAACACCTGGAGCTGGGGAGCGCTGCGTGAAGAGGAGGCGGAGAGGCCGCTCCTCGAGGCGGAAGGGCCCAGGGCGGTACGGGCCACCCACGAGACGCTCGGGACGTATCTCCTCACGGCGGCCCCCGATCCGGACGGACGGCCGCCGCGCCTCCTGTTCACCGAGAACGAGACGAACGCGGCGCGGCTCTGGGGCTCCGGCCCGACGATCGACCACTCCAAGGACGCGTTCCACGACGTCGTCGTCCACGGGACGGAGGCGGCCGCGAACCCCGCCGGCCGCGGCACGAAGGCGGCCGCGCATTACGTCCTCGGCATCCCCGCCGGCCAGGAGCGCGTGCTGCGGCTCCGGCTCTCCTCCTCCGGCGAGTCGGTCCCGGAGCCGTTCGGCCCCGAGTTCGACAGGATCTTCTCCCTCCGCCTCGCGGAGGCCGACGCCTTCCACGACTCCGTCGCTCCGGCCGGGGCTACCCTCGAGGAGCGCGCGGTGATCCGGCAGGGGTACGCGGGACTCCTGTGGTGCAAGCAGTTCTACCACTACGTGGTACAGGACTGGCTCGAGGGGGATCCCTCGCAGCCTCCCCCGCCCCCGGCCCGGCGGCAAGGACGGAACCACGACTGGGTGCACCTCTACAACCGCGACGTGATCTCGATGCCGGACAAGTGGGAGTACCCGTGGTACGCGGCCTGGGACCTCGCATTCCACATGGTCCCGTTCGCGCGGATCGACCCTGAGTTCGCCAAGGAGCAGCTCGTGCTGTTCCTTCGCGAGTGGTACATGCACCCGAACGGGCAGGTCCCGGCCTACGAGCTCGCGCTCTCCGACGTGAACCCGCCGGTCCACGCGTGGTCCGCGTGGCGGGTCTACAAGATGACGGGCGAGCGAGGGAAGCGCGACCGGCGGTTCCTGACGCGGGTGTTCCAGAAGCTCGTCCTGAACTTCACCTGGTGGGTGAACCGCAAGGACGCCGAGGGGAAGCACCTCTTCTCCGGCGGCTTCCTCGGCCTCGACAACATCGGGGTGTTCGACCGCTCCACGCCGTTTCCCGCCGGCGGGCAGCTCGAGCAAGCGGACGGCACCGCGTGGATGGCTTTCTACGCCGCGACGATGCTCTCGATCGCCCTCGAGCTGGCCCGCGCGGACGCGGCGTACGAGGACATGGCGTCCAAGTTCTTCGAGCACTTCGTCGAGATCACCGACGCGATGAACTCGCTGGGCGGGACCGGGCTGTGGGACGAGGAGGACGGCTTCTACTACGACCGGCTTCACGTCGACGGCCGCGACGTCCCCTTGAAGGTCCGCTCGATGGTGGGGGTCATCCCGCTGTTCGCCGTGGAGGTGCTCGAGTCCGACTCCCTCGATCGGCTCCCCGCCTTCAGGAAGCGCATGGACTGGTTCCTCTCCCACCGTCGCGACCTGGCGCGGCAGATCGCGTACCTCGAGATCGGATCGCGCCACGGCCACGAGCACCGCCTCCTGGCCATCCCGTCGCGGGACAGACTCCAGCGGGTGCTCCGCTACGTCCTCGACGAGAGCGAGTTCCTCTCGCCCCACGGCATCCGCTCGGTATCGCGCGTCCACAAGGATCGGCCGTACGTGTTCAACGTGAACGGGCAGGAGCACCGGGTGGACTACGTCCCGGCGGAGAGCGACTCCGGCCTGTTCGGAGGGAACTCGAACTGGCGGGGGCCGGTGTGGTTCCCCCTCAACTTCCTGCTGATCGAGGCGCTGGAGCGCTACCACCACTTCTACGGCGACGATTTCAAGATCGAGTGCCCGACGGGATCCGGGCGCCTCATGAGCCTTCAGGAGGTCGCGCGGGAGATCGCCCGGCGGCTCTCGTCGATCTTCCTCAAGGACTCGGCGGGGAGGCGACCCGCGCACGGCGAGGACCGCCGGTACGCCGACGACCCGCACTTCCGGGACCTGGTCCTCTTCTACGAGTACTTCGACGGCGACAACGGCCGCGGCGCCGGGGCGAGCCACCAGACGGGCTGGACGGCCCTCGCGATCAAGTGCATCGAGGAAGCGGTGAGGGCGAGGGGGCGGCGCGGCGGAATCGAGGCAGGGTAG